Within Thermococcus indicus, the genomic segment GCTTTTTAATTCGCGGGACAAAAACCATCAAGCCGCGGTGGCCTTTCTGGAGACCTCCCTTAAAATGGGTGTGGTGTTTCTTCTCTCCCGACCGGTGCTCGTTGAGTACCTGAACGGACTGGCAAAGCGGGTGGGAAAAGATGTCGCTAGGGAACAGTACGAGGCCATTACCTCCAGCAGGTTCATATACATGGAAAACGAAACCGAAAAAGACTGGTCACGTGCATGGGGGCTCTTTTTTAAGTACCGGGACAGCAAAGGGATAGACATCTTCGACTCCCTCAGCTTTGCTATAATGGAGAGGCTTGGTCTGAGGAGGGTTTTTACATTTGACAGCGATTTTGAAGTTCACGGATTTGAGAGACTTCCATAGCGGAGAGGAGGTGCGGTCATGAAGTTTCTCGTGAAGACCCAGAAGGGTATGGAGGGCGTTGCGGCCAATTACATCAGGGAGGAGCTCCCGGACGCCGAGGTTTGGATTTCTCCGATGGGCTATTACGGACTTGTCATCGTGGAGACTGAGGATGAGAACGCGGGCGAGGTGATGCTCGGCATTCCCGAGATCGAGAGGGTCATTCCCGTTCTCGCGGAGGTTCCGGCCGAGATTGAGAGGATCGTTGAAACCGCCGAGAAGGTGGCCCCGCTCATAGGGGAAAACGAGACCTTCGCAGTGAAGACAAAGAGGCGCGGAAAGCACGGGTTCTCAAGCATCGACGTCAACAGGGAGCTCGGGGCAAAGGTGCGCGAGCTCACGGGCGCCGACGTGAACCTCAGCTGGCCGGACAAGGTTGTTCAGGTTGAGATAATCGGGGACAGGGCATACGTTTCGGTTCTCCCTGGCGAGGAGTTCAGGAAGTTCACTCCGGACAAGAGGGACGCCAGGGAGCTCTTCCGCAAGGTCACGGTAGTTCAGATGCCGTACTGGGGAGGCTACAAGGTCTGCCGCTCCTTTGGGGAGAAGATCGGAAGGGCCGCCCAGGCCTTCGAGGTGAAGGAACTCATAATAGCCCCGAAGGGGAAGATGGATGCCCTTGAGCTGGCCGAGTTCATCAAAGGGGTCAGGGTTGGTCAGGAGAGCAGGCACAGGATACAGCGTGAGAGCTATCCATGGAAGGTTGAGAAGGTTCCCGTCAGCGTGTGGGACCTTTACCAGGTGGTTCGCGACAAAAGGAGGGACAAGAGACTCCTCATAATAACGGACCCCAAGGGCCCAACCGTGGCGCAGGTTGGAGAGAGGCTTGCGCGCGACATGTTCCACGCGAAGGAGGTCGTGGTGTTCATCGGCTCCCGCGAGGGGATTCCGAGGGGTCTCTTCAGGTTCGCAGATTACGTTATCGACCTTGCCCCGTACATGACCTTCGCCACCGAGCACGGCATTCCAGCCGCACTCGTGTCCCTCTGGGAGGTTTACGAGGAATACGCAGGGAAGCGGGAGGAAAGAACCTGAATTTTTCTTTAATTCTTCAATTCTTGAATTATGCTTTGGCGAGGCGTCAGACCCTAAGGTCGTCCTCACCGTTCGGGAATCCGCCGTAGTCATCATCCGCCCGAGGAGAATTCCCGTCGAGGTTTTAAAATCTCACGCCCCTCCGTTGAGGAGGTAGAACAGGCCAGCGCCCACGAAGCCGCCCAGGAGTGAGGCCAGGAAATTGGTTGAGTTGTTGTTGGTGATGCCCTCGTTCTCCAGGGTGGCGCCTATGAGGCTGTCCAGATTGACCCCGATGAAACCGCCCAGGGTCACCGCGAGGAGCATGAGGCCCTTCTCCGCGGTCAGGGGGAGGGCAAAGGGTGCTATCACCAGCGTCCCTGCGAGGGCGAAGAGCTCACCCGCCCATGACACGGCGCCGTTGGTTCCTGGCTTGGCGGGTTTGAAGTTGGTTATCAGTTTCGGGCTCTTCCCGAAGACCTTTCCGAGCTCGCTGGCTAGTGTGTCCCCGTTAGCCGTCGCGATGGCCGCGAACGTGGCCGCCCAGAAAACGTCCATCTGGGACAGGTGCTCAAAGGCGAGAAATATGGCGGCAGCGAGCCCGTTTCCAAGGACGTTGCCCCAGCTCCTGACTCCGTTTCTGCCCTGGGCCGTGCCGAGTCTGGCCTTCTCCATAAACCGATACTTGGTTGCAAGAACGCCAAGAACCACGAAGGCCACCATGGCCAGGAACGGATAGATCCCGCCGAGTTCTATGACAACAAGCCCAAGGGCCGCTGCAGCTGTGGCGCCCTTTGCATCGAGGGCTTTGAACCGATACGAGCCAAGTCCCAGCCCTGCGACCACTGCCATGTCCACGGCGATTCTTTCGAGCATCTCTGTCACCCTGGGAAGAAGTGCTGCGGTGCGTTTATTATTCTTTCCCTCGGCGGTTGACGAAGGAAGTAAAGGAAATCAAAGAACCTCGAACTTGACGGTCTCGGTCACGAAGGTTATGTCGAGCTTGTCGATTCCGGGTATCTTTCTGGAGACCTCTGCGATGATCCTCTCGAGCTCCTTCATGTCCTTCGGTCCAACTATGTGGACGACCAGGCTGTGGGAGCCGATGGCACGCTGGATGATCTTGATGTTCTCGTCCTCAACCAGCGCGGGGATTATCTCGTCGATGTTGACCGATGGCTTGAGGGTTATTCCGAGGATCACGTGGACGTAGCCGAGGGCATCGTAGTCGGGTATGACGGTGTATTTCTTTATGACGCCGTTCCTCTCGAGGCGGTCCATTCTCCTGGATATCCTCTGTCTGGTGGTGCCGAGGATCTCGGCGAGCTCCTTATAGGTAAGGCGGGCGTTCCTTGAGAGAAGCTTTAAAATGCGGATGTCGATTCCGTTTATTTTATCCGCCATCTCTTCACCCCCCAGTACTTTTAATCTCGGTTGGTCGTTTGATTATAAAAATGTTTCTATAAGTTGGATTATTTCTAACCCTCCGGTCACTCTGTGGGCACCCAATGGCCGTAAAACCCGGTTATACAGTGGAACCAGTTGTTACAGTGGAAGATCTTTATCCCCCGGGGTCCTCATCGGGTTCTCTCCATCGGTTCTTGTCACGGATCCGATACTTCTCTAGGCTTTTATCCAGTGCATTTATGAGGTCGATGTCGTAGTAGTTCGCGATGCATGCGAGTGCGAAGACCACGTCGCCAATTTCTTCCTCCAGACGTTCCTTCCCACCAGTGCCTTTTACACCCTCGACCTTCAGAAGCTCGTCCGCCAGCTCGCCGACCTCCTCCACCAGCGCCGCGAGCATCTCGAAGGGACTCCAGTAGCCGCCGAACTCCCTGACGAGCCTGTCAACTTTTTCCTGATGTTCGTTCACGGTCACACCAGACCCTCGCGGGCCTTTGTGAGATACTCCTCGAGCACATCTCTGTTGGTCCTGTAGAAGTGCATCTTGCCCTCCTTGCGCTCCTCGATCAGGTTCAGGGCCTTGAGGGTACGGAGGTGGTGGCTGATCAGGGTCTGGTCCTGCTCGAGGATCTTTGATATCAGGCACACGCACATCCAGTTGTCTTTCAGAAGCTTGAGTATCCTGAACCTCAGGGGGTTGGATATTGCCTTGAGGAAGCTCATCGTCTCGTCATCGACGTGGATGTCCAATTCCCTGTCCAGGTCGGGTATGCTGCATGTCTCAAAACACTGCATCACTGTTCTCTTCTGCTTCTCGTCCAGCTTGTCCAGGACGTCACGCACCTTCATGTCCAACACCAAAACTCTTAGTGCGGCCCACCTTTTTAAGAATTTTCACATGAACGGGGGTCGGTCCCATGCGTGGTGGCCTCAGTCAACTATCTCCATCCAGATGCTCTCGCCGCTGCTTGTGTATGCTCTGACGGTATCTTCCGTGAAGGGATACGCTATTATCAGGTGAACCCCTCCGAACTTCGAGAAGAAGTGGAGGTCCGCCCCGGAGGGCCTGGCGCTCGGGCCGGGATGTGAGTGGACGGTTCCCTTTATGCTCTCGTCGTAGGGCAGCATCCAGGTGTCGAAGAAGGCCGAGCTCGTGCCGAAGTGGGGGTTGGGGGCTATGAGAACCTCCTCGAAGACCCCGTCTTTCTCCCTCAGGAAACCGGCGAACTCGTTTGGGTAGAACTCGCGCGCCAGCTCGAGCAGGTATTCGAGCAGCTCCCTCCGTATTCTCACGACTTCCATGCTTTCACCTTCTCGGCCTGTGAAAATAGGGAAACTCAGAGGACGGCGATGGCCTCTATCTCAACTGCCACTCCTTTGGGCAGGTTTGAGACCTCAACAACCGCCCTGGCAGGCTTGGAGCTGGAGAAGTAGCGGTTGTAAACCTCGTTGAATCTGGCATAGTCTCCCATGTTCCTGATGTAAACCGTGACCTTCACCACGTTCTCGGCGCTTCCTCCCGCGGCCTCGACCACCGCCAGAAGGTTCTCAATGGCCACCCTGGCCTGCTCCTCTATGTCCCCGTCCACGAGTTCCCCGGTTTCGGGGTTTATCGGTATCTGTCCGGAGACGAAGAGGAGCCTTCCTTCCGCAATGATTCCCTGGCTGTAGGGACCTATCGGCTTCGGGGCCCTCTCAGTAAAGACGGTTTCCTTCATTCTTCCACCTCCATTCGAATCAGCGAAGCGAAGACTCCTCATTGCGGCTGGGGCACCGCTCGGGTGTCCTCGGCTTCATCACTCTCTCCGGGTTCACTTCTTCTCAAGGTACTTTTCAAGGCTCTTGGCCGGGACATCGAGGGGCAGGCCTATCTTCTCCAGGGCCTTCCTCAGGGCGTAAACACGGGCATGCTCAACGAACGGCTTGGGAGCGTAGTTCTCGGCCGGGAAGTGCATGTACTTCTCAACGACCGCAGGGATCTCGGCCTTTCTAACCTTCTTGAACTCCCCGAACCATGCGTCTATTCCATCCACGTCGATGCCGGCGTAGACGGGGAGCTTCAGGGTTATGCTCTCGTTTATGCCCGCGAGGAGCCTTGCGACGTCCGCCATCGGCGTCTTGTCGTCGATTATGAGCCTCCGGACGGCCCTCCACTTGCCGTGCTCCGCGCTGAGGTGGAACGCCGTAAAGTTGACGTGGTCCTCGTTGTAAGGGAAGACTATCCTGACCTCGCTCAGCGGCCCCTCTGGGTAGTCCACGGGGGCTTTCCTGGAGAGAACATCCCTGACGAGGAGAGCCTTGGCGACGTCAACGAGGTGCTTCCTGAGCTTTTTGTCGTCCTCGAAGACGAGCTGGCCCAGCTTCCTCGCGGTTCCCGGGGATTTGAGCGCCACAACGGCATCACTCAGGTTCTTCTGCGCCAGTTCCTCTGCTAGGCTCGCTATTCCCGCGACGTTCATGACCTCCGTGAGGTACTCAGGTATCTTCGCGTTGACCGTGTTGGCGATGCTCGCTATGAAGTGAGCCACCTTCTCGTCGTCCATATCGAGGAGCCTGTCGGCAACCTTCCAGTTCCCGTGATGCGCCGTGAACACTATCTGGTCTTCCACCCTCATCGCTTTCACCATTCATTATGGATTCCATGCACTATTTTAGCTTTTTCTCGGATGCCTCAAAAAAGTTATAAATCGCCCCGAGCATTCAGGGTTGAGAGAACGAAAGAGGGAAGAAAAATGGGGGACAAAGAGAAGATTGAAGAGGCCCTGGCCCCCAGGGAGTACGGCGAGAGCCTGGAGCTGGGCGTGGATTTCAGCACCACCGAGGAGATCAAGGTTCCGGAGAAGCTAATAGACCAGGTCATCGGCCAGGAACATGCCGTCGAGGTCATCAGAACCGCGGCGAACCAGAAGAGGCACGTCCTTTTAATCGGAGAACCCGGAACCGGCAAGTCCATGCTCGGTCAGGCCATGGCGGAGCTTCTCCCGACGGAGAACCTCGAGGATATACTGGTCTTCCCGAACCCAGAGGACGAGAACATGCCCAAGATAAAGACCGTCCCCGCCTGCCAGGGAAGACGGATAGTCGAGAAGTACCGGGAGAAGGCCAAGGGCCAGGAGAGTATAAAATCGTACATCCTCCTGTTCGTTATGTTCACCGTCATGCTTGCCCTTTTCATAGACTTCAACGCGACGACGCTCCTGATGGGGCTCTTTGTCATTATACTCACCATAATGGCGCTCTCCAACATGCGCCTCAAGGGCTCCGTTCTTGTTCCGAAGCTTCTCGTGGACAACTGCGGCAGGACCAAGGCACCGTTCATCGACGCAACCGGCGCGCACGCGGGCGCGCTCCTCGGCGATGTGAGACACGACCCGTTCCAGAGCGGCGGCCTCGGAACGCCCGCCCACGAGAGGGTAGAGCCCGGAATGATACACCGCGCCCACAAGGGAGTCCTGTTTATAGACGAGGTAGCTACGCTGAGCCTCAAGATGCAGCAGAGCCTCCTCACAGCGATGCAGGAGAAGAGGTTCCCGATAACCGGCCAGAGCGAGATGTCGAGCGGCGCGATGGTCAGGACCGAGCCGGTCCCGTGCGACTTCGTCCTCGTCGCGGCCGGGAACCTCGACACCGTTGACAAGATGCACCCGGCATTGCGCTCCCGTATAAGGGGCTACGGCTACGAGGTTTACATGCGCACGACGATGCCGGACACTCTGGAGAACAGGAAGAAGCTCGTCCAGTTCGTCGCACAGGAGGTAATCCGCGACGGGAAGATACCGCACTTCACCAGGGAGGCCGTTGAGGAGGTAGTCAGGGAGGCCCAGAAGCGGGCAGGCAGAAAGGGGCACCTCACCCTCCGCCTCCGCGACCTCGGCGGTATCGTTAGGGCTGCGGGCGACATAGCCGTAAAGAAGGGCAGGAAGTACGTCGAGAGGGAGGACGTGATAGAGGCCGTCAGGATGGCGAAGCCGCTCGAGAAGCAGCTCGCCGACTGGTACATCGAGAGGAAGAAGGAGTACCAGGTCATCAAGGCGGAGGGCAAGGGAATCGGCCGCGTGAACGGTCTCGCCGTCATAGGCGAGCAGAGCGGTATAGTCCTGCCGATAGAGGCGGTCGTTGCCCCCGCCGCCAGCAAGGAGGAGGGCAAGATTATCGTCACAGGAAAGCTGGGTGAGATAGCGAAGGAGGCGGTTCAGAACGTCTCGGCGATAATCAAGCGCTACAAGGGCGAGGACATAAGCCGCTACGATATACACGTCCAGTTCCTCCAGACCTACGAGGGTGTCGAGGGCGACTCGGCGAGCATAAGCGTGGCCACCGCGGTCATATCCGCGCTGGAGGAGATACCGATAAGGCAGGATGTTGCCATGACGGGCTCGCTCAGCGTCCTCGGTGAGGTGCTCCCGATAGGGGGTGCCACGCCGAAGATAGAGGCCGCAATCGAGGCCGGCATAAAGACCGTCATAATCCCCAAGGCCAACGAGAAGGACGTCTTCCTCAGCAAGGACAAGGCGGAGAAGATACAGATATTCCCGGTCGAGACCATCGACCAGGTCCTTGAGATCGCCCTCGTGGACAACGAGAGGAAGGATGAGCTTCTCAGGCGCATAAGGGAGGCCCTTCCGCTCTCCCTTTGAACTTTCCTTCCCTCTTCTTCCGTCGCCGGCAGCCTTTCCTGGTCACCACATTTCGGTTCGTGGTTCCCATTCATGTCCAGAAATGCTTAAAAAACGTCCCATCCACGTTACCCACGGAGGTGAGCTAATGCTCAAAGTTGAGAACCTTCACGTCTCGGTAGAGGGCAGGGCCATACTCAAGGGCCTCGCCCTTGAGGTGAATCCCGGTGAGTTTCACGTTGTCATGGGACCGAATGGCTCTGGGAAGTCAACGCTGGCCCTCACAATAGCGGGTCATCCAAGGTACTCCGTGGAGGGTGGAAGGATACTCTTCGACGGGGAGGATATAACCGGCCTTGGCCCCGACGAGAGGGCCAGGAGGGGGATAATGCTGGCCTTCCAGCACCCCCACGAGGTCGAGGGCGTTAGGATCATTGAGTTTCTCCAGCAGGTTCTGGTTGAAACGAAGGGCGTTGATCCAGTGGAGGCCTACGACAGGATAGTCAAAAAGGCGGAGGAGCTGTGGTTCCGGGAGGAGGACCTTCACCGCTACGTTAACGTTGGTTTCTCCGGCGGTGAGAGGAAGCGGCTTGAGCTACTTCAGGCGCTCCTCATAGAGCCGAAGCTCCTCATCCTCGACGAGCCAGACAGCGGTGTGGACGTTGACTCCCTGAGCGTCATCAGCAGAAAGATAGAGGAGCTGCATCAGCGCGGCACGGCTGTGCTCCTCATCACTCACTACGGCAGGATACTCGGACACCTCGACAGGGAGAAGCTCAGGGTTCACGTCATGAAGGACGGCAGGATAGTGAAGACCGGAAGCGGCGAGCTGGTGGAAAGAATAGAGAGCGAGGGCTTCGGCAGGATATTCGAGGAGGTGGGAGAATGAACCCCCATTCTGACTCCGTGACCATTCAGGAGGCCAAGGAGATCATAGCACAGGAGATAGAGAACCTGGCATACAGAAACAAAGAACCGGAATGGATGACGAGGATAAGGTACAAGGCACTCGAAGCGTTCGAGAGGGCCCCGCACAGGGATCCCATAATCAGCGAGGAGGAGCTGCTTAAGTTCATCGCCAAGCCGGAGATAGCCGGCGTTCCCGAGAACATCGAG encodes:
- a CDS encoding type II toxin-antitoxin system VapC family toxin, encoding MGKRIRPEIIYLDTSALIALFNSRDKNHQAAVAFLETSLKMGVVFLLSRPVLVEYLNGLAKRVGKDVAREQYEAITSSRFIYMENETEKDWSRAWGLFFKYRDSKGIDIFDSLSFAIMERLGLRRVFTFDSDFEVHGFERLP
- a CDS encoding DUF2666 family protein; the protein is MRVEDQIVFTAHHGNWKVADRLLDMDDEKVAHFIASIANTVNAKIPEYLTEVMNVAGIASLAEELAQKNLSDAVVALKSPGTARKLGQLVFEDDKKLRKHLVDVAKALLVRDVLSRKAPVDYPEGPLSEVRIVFPYNEDHVNFTAFHLSAEHGKWRAVRRLIIDDKTPMADVARLLAGINESITLKLPVYAGIDVDGIDAWFGEFKKVRKAEIPAVVEKYMHFPAENYAPKPFVEHARVYALRKALEKIGLPLDVPAKSLEKYLEKK
- a CDS encoding SPOUT family RNA methylase, whose amino-acid sequence is MKFLVKTQKGMEGVAANYIREELPDAEVWISPMGYYGLVIVETEDENAGEVMLGIPEIERVIPVLAEVPAEIERIVETAEKVAPLIGENETFAVKTKRRGKHGFSSIDVNRELGAKVRELTGADVNLSWPDKVVQVEIIGDRAYVSVLPGEEFRKFTPDKRDARELFRKVTVVQMPYWGGYKVCRSFGEKIGRAAQAFEVKELIIAPKGKMDALELAEFIKGVRVGQESRHRIQRESYPWKVEKVPVSVWDLYQVVRDKRRDKRLLIITDPKGPTVAQVGERLARDMFHAKEVVVFIGSREGIPRGLFRFADYVIDLAPYMTFATEHGIPAALVSLWEVYEEYAGKREERT
- a CDS encoding Lrp/AsnC family transcriptional regulator, producing the protein MADKINGIDIRILKLLSRNARLTYKELAEILGTTRQRISRRMDRLERNGVIKKYTVIPDYDALGYVHVILGITLKPSVNIDEIIPALVEDENIKIIQRAIGSHSLVVHIVGPKDMKELERIIAEVSRKIPGIDKLDITFVTETVKFEVL
- a CDS encoding Mov34/MPN/PAD-1 family protein, coding for MEVVRIRRELLEYLLELAREFYPNEFAGFLREKDGVFEEVLIAPNPHFGTSSAFFDTWMLPYDESIKGTVHSHPGPSARPSGADLHFFSKFGGVHLIIAYPFTEDTVRAYTSSGESIWMEIVD
- a CDS encoding MazG nucleotide pyrophosphohydrolase domain-containing protein — its product is MNEHQEKVDRLVREFGGYWSPFEMLAALVEEVGELADELLKVEGVKGTGGKERLEEEIGDVVFALACIANYYDIDLINALDKSLEKYRIRDKNRWREPDEDPGG
- the lonB gene encoding ATP-dependent protease LonB gives rise to the protein MGDKEKIEEALAPREYGESLELGVDFSTTEEIKVPEKLIDQVIGQEHAVEVIRTAANQKRHVLLIGEPGTGKSMLGQAMAELLPTENLEDILVFPNPEDENMPKIKTVPACQGRRIVEKYREKAKGQESIKSYILLFVMFTVMLALFIDFNATTLLMGLFVIILTIMALSNMRLKGSVLVPKLLVDNCGRTKAPFIDATGAHAGALLGDVRHDPFQSGGLGTPAHERVEPGMIHRAHKGVLFIDEVATLSLKMQQSLLTAMQEKRFPITGQSEMSSGAMVRTEPVPCDFVLVAAGNLDTVDKMHPALRSRIRGYGYEVYMRTTMPDTLENRKKLVQFVAQEVIRDGKIPHFTREAVEEVVREAQKRAGRKGHLTLRLRDLGGIVRAAGDIAVKKGRKYVEREDVIEAVRMAKPLEKQLADWYIERKKEYQVIKAEGKGIGRVNGLAVIGEQSGIVLPIEAVVAPAASKEEGKIIVTGKLGEIAKEAVQNVSAIIKRYKGEDISRYDIHVQFLQTYEGVEGDSASISVATAVISALEEIPIRQDVAMTGSLSVLGEVLPIGGATPKIEAAIEAGIKTVIIPKANEKDVFLSKDKAEKIQIFPVETIDQVLEIALVDNERKDELLRRIREALPLSL
- the sufC gene encoding Fe-S cluster assembly ATPase SufC; the encoded protein is MLKVENLHVSVEGRAILKGLALEVNPGEFHVVMGPNGSGKSTLALTIAGHPRYSVEGGRILFDGEDITGLGPDERARRGIMLAFQHPHEVEGVRIIEFLQQVLVETKGVDPVEAYDRIVKKAEELWFREEDLHRYVNVGFSGGERKRLELLQALLIEPKLLILDEPDSGVDVDSLSVISRKIEELHQRGTAVLLITHYGRILGHLDREKLRVHVMKDGRIVKTGSGELVERIESEGFGRIFEEVGE
- a CDS encoding RidA family protein, with product MKETVFTERAPKPIGPYSQGIIAEGRLLFVSGQIPINPETGELVDGDIEEQARVAIENLLAVVEAAGGSAENVVKVTVYIRNMGDYARFNEVYNRYFSSSKPARAVVEVSNLPKGVAVEIEAIAVL
- a CDS encoding DUF92 domain-containing protein, with the translated sequence MLERIAVDMAVVAGLGLGSYRFKALDAKGATAAAALGLVVIELGGIYPFLAMVAFVVLGVLATKYRFMEKARLGTAQGRNGVRSWGNVLGNGLAAAIFLAFEHLSQMDVFWAATFAAIATANGDTLASELGKVFGKSPKLITNFKPAKPGTNGAVSWAGELFALAGTLVIAPFALPLTAEKGLMLLAVTLGGFIGVNLDSLIGATLENEGITNNNSTNFLASLLGGFVGAGLFYLLNGGA
- a CDS encoding ArsR/SmtB family transcription factor, with translation MKVRDVLDKLDEKQKRTVMQCFETCSIPDLDRELDIHVDDETMSFLKAISNPLRFRILKLLKDNWMCVCLISKILEQDQTLISHHLRTLKALNLIEERKEGKMHFYRTNRDVLEEYLTKAREGLV